The Methanomassiliicoccus luminyensis B10 sequence CCCATCGTGGGGCTGCTGAAGCAGGCGGCGGTGGACCCCGACGTGATGGCCATCAAGATCACCTTCTACCGCATCGATTCCAACTCCCCCCTGGTGGAGGCGCTGATGGAGGCGCGCCGCAACGGCAAGCAGGTAGCCGCGGTGCTGGAGCTGAAGGCGAAGTTCGACGAGACCGCCAACATCTCCTGGGCTAGGCAGCTGGAACATGCCGGCGTGCACGTGGTGTACGGCGCGGTGGACATCAAGGTGCACGCCAAGATGTGCCTTATCGTGAGGAGGAGCAGGAACGGGATCGTCCGCATTTGCCACCTGTCGTCCGGAAACTACAACACCCAGACGGCCAGGATCTACGGGGACATCGGGTATCTTACCAGCGACCCCGCCATAGCCTCGGACGTCTCCGACCTGTTCAACAGCCTCACCGGCTACTGCGTGCAGGGCGAGTACCGCAAGCTCCTGGTCTCCCCGGGAGGCATCCGCAGGGGGATCGAGGAGAGGATCGAGAGGGAGATAGCGGTGCACAAGGAGATGGGGAACGGCTACCTGGCCTTCAAGCTGAACTCCCTCATCGACAAGGGCATGATCCAGGCGCTGTACCGGGCCTCCATGGCCGGGGTCAAGGTCGATCTGAACGTGCGGGGGCTGTGCTGCCTCAAACCGGGGGTGCCGGGGGTGAGCGACAACATCCGGGTGGTGTCGATCGTCTCCCGGTTCCTGGAGCACTCCAGGATATACTACTTCCAGAACGGCGGCGACGAGGAGATATATCTCGGCTCCTCCGACCTGATGCCCCGCAACCTCAACCGCAGGGTGGAGGAGCTTTTCCCGGTCCGGGACAAGAAGATCAGGGAAGCGGTGCTGAAATACATCCTCCAGGTCCACCTGCACGACAACGTGAAAGCGCGGGAGCTGCGCGGCGACGGGACCTGGGCCAGGGTCCAGAGGAAGGAGGGCGAGGAGCCGCTGGACTCCCAGGTGTGGCTGCTGGAGAACAGGGGGATCTGGCATGGGGAAAAATGAGGACCCCGGCTTCTGCCTGCTGGGCGCGTCCATGCTCCTGGAGCACGCCGCCGAGCTGGAGGGCCTGGCCAAGGACATCCGCAAGATGGACGCGGACGCCGTCCACGACATGAGGGTGGCATCCCGCCGCCTCCGGGCCGGGCTGCCCATCTTCAGCTCCTGCTTTAAGGACAGCCAGTACGGCCGGTGGAAGAAGTGCGTCAAGGGCATCACCGGGGCTCTCGGGGAGGCGAGGGACCTGGACGTGCAGGCCGGGTACCTCCAGGAGCTTATGGAGCGATCCGGGGACGCCTCCCGCGAGGGCCTGGAGGTCATACTGGAATCTAAGAAGGCCCGGCGGAAGGACCTGCAGCCTCAGCTGGTCGGCTGGCTGGACGATCTCAAGGAAGATGGGTCGCTGGACGAGATGGTGGCCTTCCTGGAGAAGGCCGTGGAGAAGCTGAGCTCCGGGCACGCCGACGTGCGGAGCAAGGCATCTTTCGCCGTGGGTCTGGCCAATGTCTTCTCGCGGACCGAGGCGCTGCTCGAACTGGAGGACTGCGTTGGCGACCCTGATGCCAAGGAGCGGCACCATGCCATGCGCATCGCTGCCAAGAGGCTGCGCTACACCATAGAGGCGTTCAAGCCCCTCTTCGACGACGAGCTGGAGGAGGAGATAGGCGTGATGAAGCGGGTCCAGGACACCCTGGGGGAGATGCACGACTGCGACGTCTGGCTCTCCGGCCTCGACGCCCTGGAGGAAGAGGTCCGCGCTCCCCGGGAGAAGGCGCAGGCGGTGGAGCGGGGGCTGGAAGCCATAAGGAAGGACCGGGAGGAGGAGCGGAACAAGTTGTACGGGGAGCTGGTCCCCTTGTGGGGCGGTCTGCGGTCCCGGCGCTTCTTCGAGCAGGCGGTGGAGCGGTTCCGCTCCGGACTGGCGTCAAAGGACCTTTCCATCCCCCTGGCCGACGTCCACGGGCCCGCCAGGCTGGGGGTCATCTCCGACGTCCACGGCAACCTGGACGCCCTGAGGGCGGTGCTGGACGACGCCAGGAAGAACGGGGTCGCCGGCTTCCTGAACCTGGGCGACATGGTGGGGTATGGTGCGTACCCCGAAGAGGTGGTGAGGGAGCTGAGCGGCGACCTGTTCCTGAGCGTGGCCGGTAACTTCGACCTCAAGGTCCTGGATGCGGCCCGGAGCTCTCAGCGCCCCAAGGCCGGTTCCGCCAAGGAAACAGTGGTGTCCATGGCGGCCGGGGAGCTGTCGGAGGACAGCCTGAAGTTCATAGGGTCGCTGCCGCCGGAGCTGCGCCTGGAGGTGCTCGGGAAGAGGCTCCTGCTGGTGCACGCGAGCCCCGCGGACCCGGACGAACACATCGGGCCGGAGACCGGCGAGGCCCGGCTGGCCGAGCTGGCCAGGACAGCGGACGCCGACATCGTGATGGTGGGGCATTCGCACAAGCCCCTGGTCCGAAAGGTCAAGGGAGTGCTGTTCCTCAACCCCGGCAGCGTCGGCAGGCCCGGGGACCACGACCCCCGGGCATCGTACGCCATCCTGGACACCGGGGACTTCTCGGTCCGCCAGCGCCGGGTCGGGTACGACGTGGAGGCGGCGGTCAGGGCCATGAGCGAGAAGGGGCTCCCTCCCGAGCTGGGAGAGGCGCTGCGCAGAGGGCTGACCAGCAGCGAGGCGCTGGGGGAGAGGGGGAAGCCTCCC is a genomic window containing:
- a CDS encoding YfcE family phosphodiesterase, which encodes MGKNEDPGFCLLGASMLLEHAAELEGLAKDIRKMDADAVHDMRVASRRLRAGLPIFSSCFKDSQYGRWKKCVKGITGALGEARDLDVQAGYLQELMERSGDASREGLEVILESKKARRKDLQPQLVGWLDDLKEDGSLDEMVAFLEKAVEKLSSGHADVRSKASFAVGLANVFSRTEALLELEDCVGDPDAKERHHAMRIAAKRLRYTIEAFKPLFDDELEEEIGVMKRVQDTLGEMHDCDVWLSGLDALEEEVRAPREKAQAVERGLEAIRKDREEERNKLYGELVPLWGGLRSRRFFEQAVERFRSGLASKDLSIPLADVHGPARLGVISDVHGNLDALRAVLDDARKNGVAGFLNLGDMVGYGAYPEEVVRELSGDLFLSVAGNFDLKVLDAARSSQRPKAGSAKETVVSMAAGELSEDSLKFIGSLPPELRLEVLGKRLLLVHASPADPDEHIGPETGEARLAELARTADADIVMVGHSHKPLVRKVKGVLFLNPGSVGRPGDHDPRASYAILDTGDFSVRQRRVGYDVEAAVRAMSEKGLPPELGEALRRGLTSSEALGERGKPPKKGQGGLEAARKLDPDRPHSEQVARLARTLFRELGPLHGLGKREEDLLEAACLLHDIGLSEGGKGHHKASCRLIMEQKLPFGSEDRRTVALVARYHRKRMPGGDEPDLAELDEEARSIVLKLASILRIADGLDRTHGGVVKEVKCHIAGDRVALTVVSDADAAPEIEWGLRKGDLFERTFDKRLSIS